From one Fusobacterium mortiferum ATCC 9817 genomic stretch:
- the tnpA gene encoding IS200/IS605 family transposase — MELDSNCHSVFLLYYHLVLVVKYRRNVFDDTISEFAKDMFVRIGVPYHITLVQWNHDKDYVHIMFKAHPKTELTKFINAYKSASSRIIKKEFPHIRKYLWKEMFWSKSFCLLTTGGAPIEVIKKYIEEQGQKSK; from the coding sequence ATGGAATTAGATAGTAATTGTCATTCAGTATTTTTGCTGTATTATCACTTAGTTCTTGTAGTAAAATATAGAAGAAATGTATTTGATGACACAATTTCTGAATTTGCTAAAGATATGTTTGTAAGAATTGGAGTTCCGTATCATATAACTTTAGTACAATGGAATCACGATAAAGACTACGTACATATAATGTTCAAAGCTCATCCTAAAACAGAATTGACTAAATTCATAAATGCGTATAAATCAGCAAGTTCTAGGATAATAAAAAAAGAATTTCCACATATAAGAAAATATCTATGGAAAGAAATGTTTTGGTCTAAAAGTTTTTGTTTGTTGACTACTGGAGGAGCTCCTATTGAAGTCATAAAAAAATATATAGAAGAACAAGGACAAAAGAGTAAATAA